The region gcatgtggatttgatttgcagactttttggtcaagaaaaaagaaaatcacagcatgatccATTGCACTGCGgatcctgcatggacggcttccattgacttcaatccgcagcccatccacaattgaattttggacgggccacggattctgcaaagcaggagtttaaaaaaacaaactccaATGCGAATGTATGGCGGCGTGCTGGATGGCAATTATGCATAAATCCGCCAGGAAGAAAAGACGCGCAgaagatctggacaggtaagcagaatcctgcagtgtccccggccatgggcagggtcagattccgctgcaggttcCCACAACGGGGTCATAGTGGAAGCGCTGCTCCGAGCTCtgtgcagcggatttttgccatttttttgggCTAATGGTGCATTTATTCGGTGCCGATTTTAGTGCAATTTTGATTTCCGTTTGTTTATGCGGATTTTTCTTTGTGTTACTATGTTTGTCTATATTACATATGTTAAATTCTGCTGCGGAAACGTGCAGAAAAAGCCGCTTATGCGCTGCTTTTCTGCAGTATCTGATCTGCGAGTACAACTACGCAACGGATATTTTCCGCTCCGTGTAGACGAACAGTCACTAAAACTCATTCATTTAGTTGAGATTTCAAAACGCTGCAGATTGTACTCCGTAAATTCAGCTGCAGACGTGTCGCAGCGTATCTGTCCTGCGTGAACACAATCTCTACGAAAAAAACGTAAAAGGGGCACGTATAACAATATTACATATCGATATGGAAAGATTATTGCCAACACTACTACATGCCTAGCTTGGATTGTATAGGAAAAGCTTGGTGAcggattccctttaaaaataaataaatagtataGCACTAAAATAGTTACAATTAAAACAATAACATAAAAAAGCCACAATTGTATAGAAGCTGTTCAATTCTGTTCCTACTGAATACTATCACCAGATCCATAATAACAGATAATAATAACAAAAGCAGCCGCTCACCAGCACGATCGCCCGGCTTCTATCACAGCTCTACAACTTTCCATGGACAGCCTGCACGCATGCGCACAGATAGTCCAGCTTCAACAATACACACAGCGCATGCGCGTTTGAAGATGAGCGCTTCCGCCTGCGTGCCACTTGCATTTGGAATGCGCATGTTCAGGGATCGTAGGAACGTTTTTCACGGGGTTCTGTTTCCGTACGGACAGATTTCACTGAAGGACATCGCGGTGCACGAATGAATTAGGGTCGGAGGGAACATGGAGTGTGATTTTTGCTTTGAGGATTCAGTGTTTTCGGAGACCCGGGAGCGAGCTGGTCAGAGAGGGCAGTCCTATACCGCCAAGCAGTGCGAGCCCCAGGTAATGGTGGGGGGCCGTGTAATGGGACGGCGTTGGACAGCACTACTATGTATTGTTCTGTGCTCTCCTTCCTAGTGGTTTCATGGAGGTCTGAGCAGTGACGACGTGGTGGAAGTGCACACCATCCTGAAGTTCAGGGCAGACTTGTCCTACAGACAGGAGGACTTTGAGGTGAGGAGGAAAGTAGGAACAAGTAATATGTGCTATTATAGACCCTTCTCCGGTGGATGGCGGATAACTTGTTTTTGCGTGACaacgcctttaaccccttcctgcccatgATGTAGATGGAATTGGTTTGTGCAATGCCATACATGCAAGTTCAGGAGCCATCTGTAGCAGGAGCCTGCTGCAATGGCAGGGATCAGAGAGAGCTCTGATCCCCGCCATTAACCGCTTACATGCTATGGTTTACACGGGCCGTGAGCTCCATGCGGGACCTAATCTGCTCTCCTCCATCCAATTATGGAGTACCATGACCTCTATATGCCTGACAGTGGCCCCCTGGGCTGCCATGTCTTAGGCCTGTGTCATATAAGCATATGCATATTTGTACTGTATTTTTGCTTATCACGTTTTGCGTATTTGAGTGCGCAACAGCATTTTGTACTGTACTGGTTGCACACATAACAAAAACACTAATGCTCTCAGCCAATGAGTTcaattttctgcgtattgcatgtgcaaaatgttTGCGCCTGTGTCATACAGGCCTTATAAAGATAATGCACTCCACTACAGAGACCGAACATTTGGGCTGCgggaattccattttcctgctccccgagTGGAGGTGGAAAGCGGAACTTTGTAGTCATTAGTATTTTCCGTAAAGTGCTATATCGTAAGTACGCACAAATAAACATGGCATCAGGATGAGTCCCCCTCAAACAATAAACTGCTTCCATGGCTGGATCCAGGAGAGGGCTGGGACATGactagctccatgctgccaggtTGCTGGCTTGCCGCAGTGGATTTTACATGGAAGAATGAGTGGTGCTCCTGAGAGATTGGCAAGTGGAGACACATGGCCAGAAACTGATGCTAACAGAACTTCCAGGATTGGCAGGTGGAAACTGGAGGCCGCGCGCTGTTGATCGGAAACTGGAGGCCGCGCGCTGACGCATCTCCTGGCAGGGATCAGTAAGTGGAGATTGGAGGCTCTCAACCTGCCGCAGACCAGAGAGAACTGTGTGGCTATGAACAACCAAACAGTTTTCTGAGTGATCAGGCAGAGCACTATGAGCGTTCTGCCCGATCATCAAGAAACCAGTCTGGGAAGTATGGTAGTACCAGGTCCTCTTGACTTTGGACTATAAGATGCAGGTACTTTTTATCAAGATTTGTGTCTCCTACtccccaaaaaaatacagtagttTTAAATGAGAAGTTATGtccagaaattaaaaaaaacatggcacaaATCTTCTAAGACTTTTTGTAAACCAGATGAACTCACTTTTCTTTACCGAAAAGTAatagtcatttttttccccccactttttAGAAAGCATTTAAGGAGTACAGCGAATGCAGTGCACTAATACCGCCAGGAAACAATGCAATGAAGAGAGATGTCCAGGAGAGCCAGGCACGCTGCTTGATACATCTGGGGAGACCTAAAGAAGCTTTGGAGATTACACAAATGCTGGTAATGTATCCAGAAACATTGTAGAAACATACTAGTGTCACCTGTAATCGGAAAGTAGCCAGGGTTGGAgtgtggtagggggggggggggagtgtttcAGAAACCTAATTCTTGGTTGAAGTATGTCCGGCATTAATGGAGTATCAAAATTAACTTTATCACTTTTAGCATAGAATATCACTTGTCCCCACCCCCTTCATTACTTTGGGCTTGCTGCACCCACTATGGTAAGGAGATTGAATGGCGCAATGGCTTGCCTTTGTGTGGTGTCACTTCATTCATTTTGAGTGGGATTGCTGGAGTTAGCGGAGTACTAAAGCTTGGCTCCTTCCATCcgtccctttgaaatgaatggagtggtggccatTGCTTCATTCATATGACCCCTTTGCGGGTGGGAGAAGTATCTCCACTGATGAGAGCACGGTTCCTTCATCTCAGTATTGGTGGAGATCAGCAGTCAGACTTTTCCATCAGTGGAGTAGCAGTGCGGGGCTTCCtttaatttcaataggagtgaagctgtCACTCAGACTTACTGTGCTGACCGCCGATGACAACACCCATCTCACTatgctggacgatcagctgatgggcaGGGGTCGTGAGCGGCGGACacttgtccatcaactactgatgatgaggataggtcatcggctGAAGAGAAGGCAAACAACTCCTTACGTTGAAGGCTATATTAGAAAATGTTTTGTTAAACAACTATgggaataacttttatttttttttttcttcttttttttttttttgtagaccaaAGGAGTGAGTAACACTGATCACCTGACTGGGGTCTTGCATCTTCAAGCAACTATTCACAATCATTTGGGGAATCTGCAAGAAGAAGTGTCTTGTTTGCAGCAACTGATTGCTTTGCATCCATTCAATCCACACTTCTGGATTTGTCTGGCTGAATGTTACATGAGTCTCTTTCTCGCCATCACTAACTGCAAGGAGCCTTCACAGAGCTCCCATAGATTCAGCTTATGCCCTCCGAGGTCATTGGGAGCACAGCGATGTATGAAGGACATTGCTAGAACAATAGACTGCAGTGTATGCAGAGATGATAACTTGGTACCAGGACATTGTAATGCAAGTGACTCTTCATTGACAATCTACACAAGTGAAGAGCAGCTGCTGACATGGTCCTGCGCCTCTTTCATTAGAGCAAGGTATATGGAGAAACCTTTTATTAACTTGTGGTTAATCAGGAGAGCAGATATTGCACTTGTTTTGCAGTGGATTTTGATCTTGAGCTGCTACTTTTAGGGAAAGTATATGATTAATTTCCCGAGAAGTTTCCTTTATGGATAATATATGTGCATTGACATTTTCTAAtgaaggagatggaataatactttcacagtggaggtattattccatctcccttatttacatattacccagaggagcatgaatggcctcttAAGcctactcactcaccttctaggtgctctccctaaggagaaaagatagcatttctgacccccatcccaggccact is a window of Eleutherodactylus coqui strain aEleCoq1 chromosome 4, aEleCoq1.hap1, whole genome shotgun sequence DNA encoding:
- the C4H8orf76 gene encoding uncharacterized protein C8orf76 homolog; the encoded protein is MECDFCFEDSVFSETRERAGQRGQSYTAKQCEPQWFHGGLSSDDVVEVHTILKFRADLSYRQEDFEKAFKEYSECSALIPPGNNAMKRDVQESQARCLIHLGRPKEALEITQMLTKGVSNTDHLTGVLHLQATIHNHLGNLQEEVSCLQQLIALHPFNPHFWICLAECYMSLFLAITNCKEPSQSSHRFSLCPPRSLGAQRCMKDIARTIDCSVCRDDNLVPGHCNASDSSLTIYTSEEQLLTWSCASFIRARLLLQFIQPQHASFVLENNLKTQELIEGLLEKVGLLEEQKMLIVEVMGEDLLVERTKEEGQTDIKTTQTLNSFIMTTDTDFKVRWFQKITSLGSQSVV